The genomic region GACGGAGATTCACGCTCTTAAGAGCTATGAGTCGCACCTGTACGTGCGTCGGCTCAGGGAGCTGGTGGGCCATAGCGAGTGCATCTTTGGACTGACGGACAGCTATCCGCCCGGAAATCAATTCATTACGGGGAAAGATCTGAGCGAGCTGGAGAAGCAGTGCATCGACTGGCGCTGGAAGCTGAAAGAGCGAACGAAGCGGTTATGTCAAGTGCATGGCGATTTTCATCCGTGGAATGTCTTATTCCGCGAAGGGACGGATTTCACGGTGCTTGACCGAAGCAGGGGCGAGTGGGGCGAAGCAGCGGACGATGTCTCCTCGATGGCCATCAATTACCTGTTCTTTGGACTGCTCAAGACGGATGGTACGGTCCTTGATACTGATTTTAAAAGCTTGTTCGAGCTGTTCTTCGCTACGTATCTCGAGAAGACGGGCGATTACGAATTGTTACGGGTAATCCAACCATTCTTCGCATTCCGTGGGCTCGTGATCGCGTCACCGGTGTGGTATCCGGATATATCACAGGAAACACGGAGGAAATTGTTTAACTTCATCAGGAACG from Methanomicrobia archaeon harbors:
- a CDS encoding aminoglycoside phosphotransferase family protein translates to MDDAISAYLELTFGPSVKLLSVKSLGLEAKTEQEADREIKGFGYGRPYLVTFETGSGERREVVLSTMKGDAFGHDHFADRAGILLWQHHAFNTLPKHVRSLDVGYVARDGSMVSASDADEFFMVCEMVEGVEYVHDLNRLKAGATLCELDRERVAELASYLTEIHALKSYESHLYVRRLRELVGHSECIFGLTDSYPPGNQFITGKDLSELEKQCIDWRWKLKERTKRLCQVHGDFHPWNVLFREGTDFTVLDRSRGEWGEAADDVSSMAINYLFFGLLKTDGTVLDTDFKSLFELFFATYLEKTGDYELLRVIQPFFAFRGLVIASPVWYPDISQETRRKLFNFIRNVLDAEKFEYLDVAQYLEG